A single genomic interval of Aureliella helgolandensis harbors:
- the corA gene encoding magnesium/cobalt transporter CorA, with product MNSFRGFKKALRRRTKQNHALVGAVPGSLVQHEFAHDSRARAIEFSRLKHEDRQLESAAELQQHLAAKQHLVRMRPRRTAGSDDATEASNLEAGRLSTSPPRPVTWLNIDGLADVELLKEIGAQFGLHPLALEDVVNVGQLAKSEAYDNNLFIILRMPHVTDQFETEQVSLFLLDGLVITFQEFNGDCLNPVRERLVKSMGRIRSRGADYLAYAIIDAVIDGYFPVLEHFDRLLGGISDEIDEDLPHDIPKRLHHIRADLLSVRKVAQQHRHALNTLLRERSSLIEEDTLLFLRDCLDHITRLIEDADTYRETCGELRELYFAQLGQKTNDVMKVLTIIATIFIPMSFIAGVYGMNFDSDVSPLNMPELHWSLGYPFAVLLMACTGGGLVYYLKRKQWL from the coding sequence ATGAATTCATTTCGCGGTTTCAAGAAGGCGCTGCGTCGACGGACTAAGCAGAATCACGCTTTAGTGGGAGCGGTGCCAGGAAGTTTGGTCCAACACGAGTTTGCTCACGATAGCCGAGCCCGGGCAATTGAATTTTCCCGCCTCAAGCATGAGGATCGGCAGCTGGAATCTGCTGCAGAACTGCAACAGCATTTGGCTGCCAAACAGCATTTGGTGCGTATGCGCCCCAGACGTACTGCTGGCAGCGACGACGCGACGGAAGCGTCCAACCTAGAAGCAGGCCGATTGTCCACCTCTCCCCCGCGTCCAGTCACGTGGCTCAATATCGACGGGCTGGCTGACGTTGAATTGCTCAAAGAAATCGGCGCTCAGTTCGGTTTGCATCCCCTTGCACTTGAGGATGTCGTAAACGTCGGCCAATTGGCAAAGAGCGAGGCGTACGACAATAACCTATTCATTATCCTCCGCATGCCGCACGTCACCGATCAATTTGAAACCGAGCAAGTTAGTCTGTTCTTGCTAGACGGACTGGTCATCACGTTCCAGGAGTTCAACGGTGACTGCCTCAATCCCGTGCGGGAGCGCTTAGTCAAAAGCATGGGGCGGATTCGCTCACGTGGGGCGGATTACCTAGCGTATGCAATCATCGACGCCGTGATTGATGGCTATTTTCCAGTGCTCGAACACTTCGATCGGTTGCTGGGGGGAATTAGCGATGAAATTGATGAGGATTTGCCCCACGATATCCCCAAGCGTTTGCATCACATTCGCGCTGATTTGTTGAGCGTACGCAAGGTTGCTCAACAACATCGGCATGCCCTGAATACGCTACTGCGTGAACGCAGCTCTTTGATCGAAGAGGACACCCTTCTGTTCTTGCGAGATTGCTTAGACCATATCACTCGCTTGATAGAAGATGCGGACACTTACCGCGAAACATGTGGTGAATTGCGAGAACTCTATTTTGCCCAGCTTGGACAAAAAACCAACGATGTCATGAAGGTTCTGACCATAATCGCCACGATCTTTATCCCCATGAGCTTCATTGCGGGGGTCTACGGCATGAATTTTGATTCCGATGTTTCGCCTTTAAATATGCCGGAATTGCACTGGTCGTTGGGTTACCCTTTTGCCGTCTTGCTGATGGCCTGCACTGGAGGAGGCTTGGTGTACTATTTGAAGCGGAAGCAATGGCTCTAG
- a CDS encoding DUF1501 domain-containing protein, translating to MTAPPLTNRGRHWLDRRRFLGDMTNGLGAVALASLLSQEGALGSEAPLVTAIDPAHPYAPRPPHYPAKARNVLVIFCAGAVSQLETWDYKPALIKHDGTPLPGGPKVTFQGPAGDLARPQYPFRPRGETGKMVSDLLPHLAELTDEFAFIHSLTSKSNTHGPAENFLSTGFVADGFPSLGGWSSYALGSENQNLPAFIAIPDPRGVPQASVNNWGAGFLPAEFQGTTFSSENPVRHLRPAGDLSAQQDAEVRAMLQKVNQAHQQRHPGDGQLAARIASYELAARMQLSMPEISDLSTEPEYILRSYGADDTNNGTKAAYARNCILARRLIERGVRFVQLFNGAYASGGELNWDGHNKLKEQYDRHAGILDQPTAALIRDMKSRGLLEDTLVVWCTEFGRMPMFQKGSQGRDHNPDGFTCWLTGAGVQRGISHGQTDELGRRAIEDIHPLYDLNATILHLLGLDHERLTFEHNGVQRRLTNVEGEVIHEILS from the coding sequence ATGACCGCACCACCACTCACCAATCGCGGGCGCCACTGGCTCGACCGGCGGAGGTTCCTGGGAGACATGACCAACGGACTGGGCGCTGTTGCCCTGGCAAGCTTGCTGAGCCAAGAGGGAGCGTTGGGTTCAGAAGCTCCTCTCGTTACCGCCATCGATCCCGCCCATCCCTATGCCCCCCGGCCTCCCCACTACCCGGCCAAAGCTCGCAATGTGCTGGTTATCTTTTGTGCTGGTGCCGTTAGTCAGCTAGAGACCTGGGACTACAAGCCGGCATTGATAAAGCACGATGGCACCCCGCTCCCCGGAGGCCCCAAAGTCACCTTCCAAGGACCTGCGGGAGATTTGGCCCGCCCTCAATACCCTTTCCGTCCACGTGGCGAGACCGGTAAGATGGTCTCCGACCTGTTGCCGCACCTCGCTGAATTGACCGATGAGTTCGCGTTCATCCACTCATTGACCAGTAAATCCAACACGCACGGCCCAGCGGAAAATTTCCTGTCCACTGGATTCGTCGCAGACGGCTTTCCCAGTCTAGGTGGCTGGTCGAGCTATGCCCTGGGCAGTGAGAATCAGAACCTGCCGGCCTTTATCGCCATTCCCGATCCACGCGGAGTCCCCCAAGCCAGCGTCAACAACTGGGGGGCTGGCTTCCTACCAGCCGAATTTCAAGGAACCACCTTTAGCTCCGAGAACCCAGTCCGCCACTTGCGACCGGCGGGAGACCTTTCCGCCCAGCAGGATGCGGAAGTCCGAGCCATGCTCCAAAAGGTGAACCAAGCGCACCAGCAACGCCACCCAGGCGATGGGCAACTCGCGGCCCGCATCGCAAGTTACGAATTGGCAGCCCGCATGCAATTGAGCATGCCTGAAATTAGCGACCTGAGTACGGAGCCCGAATACATTTTGCGGAGCTACGGTGCCGATGACACCAACAATGGTACCAAGGCTGCCTACGCGCGCAATTGCATCCTCGCTCGGCGGCTCATCGAACGCGGAGTCCGTTTCGTTCAGCTATTCAACGGAGCATATGCTTCAGGTGGTGAGTTGAATTGGGATGGACACAACAAGCTCAAGGAACAGTACGATCGGCACGCGGGCATCCTAGACCAACCCACCGCTGCACTCATTCGTGACATGAAGTCACGGGGATTGCTCGAAGATACTCTGGTGGTTTGGTGTACCGAATTTGGCCGCATGCCGATGTTTCAGAAAGGTTCTCAGGGACGTGACCACAATCCCGATGGATTCACATGCTGGCTGACCGGGGCAGGTGTTCAGCGCGGGATCAGCCATGGGCAAACCGACGAACTCGGCAGACGTGCCATAGAGGACATCCATCCCCTGTATGATCTAAACGCTACGATTTTGCACTTACTCGGTCTGGACCATGAGCGGCTGACCTTCGAACACAATGGTGTTCAGCGGCGGTTAACCAATGTCGAAGGGGAGGTCATTCACGAAATCCTTAGTTAG
- a CDS encoding PSD1 and planctomycete cytochrome C domain-containing protein: MNQASHCSSLGSIASVLLFLISSHSLPLRAGEPPVDFVRDIQPLFETHCYACHAAEKQKSGLRLDIKAEAFQGGDGYGPFAVAGAPDESPIFQLMTESDADMRMPPKGPGLTPEEIETVRRWIVQGAHWPDGVDTAKLVDLRDHWAFHPLHATTPPPVADGLAEFASWPNNAIDHFILHRLEQAELTPNPETDRLTWLRRVSFDLTGLPPTPEQIADFENDRSNHAFESVVDELLASPRYGERWGQHWLDVVRYADTHGFEVNTERANAWPYRDYIIDAFNRDQPYDQMIREQLAGDTLGKDAATGFLVTAAVLLPGQIGKDDASKRLARQDALDEIVINTSEAFLGLSVGCARCHDHKFDPISHREYYAMQAFFSGVDYGERDWRSPATKSRLASVQNHQQDLAEIDVQLQALTQQLAASSVIFDSAESSLNSRFNEVAVAPQPARWVKFIIHDANVHPSLGLIEPCIDEFEIYASGSNTNLALATQGTRVTASGSRPSASHQLAHVNDGQYGNSRSWMSDENGKGWLQFELPAEVNIERVVWSRDREAQLQDRTPLAYTLQIGTSPDELVTVASVLTAPAFQDAMAHWNFSTEQQAGIQELLDRRADIAGRIAELAAVPKVYAGVFKAPEPTHLLLRGDPEQPADPIFPHTPSVLGEVALPFDAGDQTRRTTLANWISQAEHPLTARVMVNRLWQWHFGTGLVATPSDFGWNGASPTHPELLDWLAEQFIDARWSIKTLQRKIVLSATYRQSNQVTQQGAARDADVTLLWRFPSRRLEAEAIRDSMLFTSGRLEMSVGGPGFDLFRSRGGLNGFPPIESFSAEGRRRMIYAHKVRMERESVFGAFDCPDAGQSTARRRQSTTPIQALNLFNSRFTFDESEAFAQRVESEAGPQLLTQVQLAFQLAYGREPSEAELLDAAQFAERQGVPALARVLFNSNEFLFIP; the protein is encoded by the coding sequence ATGAACCAGGCCTCTCATTGTTCATCGCTTGGCAGCATCGCTAGTGTGCTGCTCTTTCTGATTTCCTCGCACAGTCTGCCATTGCGTGCGGGCGAACCGCCGGTGGACTTCGTACGCGACATTCAGCCTCTCTTTGAAACTCATTGCTACGCTTGCCATGCGGCGGAAAAGCAGAAGAGTGGCCTACGGTTGGATATCAAAGCCGAAGCGTTCCAGGGAGGCGACGGCTACGGCCCCTTTGCAGTGGCTGGCGCACCGGATGAAAGTCCCATCTTTCAACTGATGACCGAATCAGATGCGGATATGCGCATGCCGCCCAAGGGACCTGGACTTACTCCGGAGGAAATTGAGACGGTTCGCCGGTGGATTGTTCAGGGGGCCCACTGGCCCGATGGCGTTGACACCGCGAAGCTGGTCGACCTTCGAGACCATTGGGCGTTCCACCCACTCCATGCAACAACACCACCTCCCGTGGCAGACGGTCTGGCTGAATTCGCCTCTTGGCCTAACAACGCCATCGACCATTTCATTCTTCATCGTCTCGAACAAGCAGAACTGACTCCCAACCCCGAAACGGACCGATTAACCTGGTTGCGTCGAGTCTCTTTTGATTTGACCGGCTTGCCTCCGACCCCGGAGCAAATCGCGGACTTCGAGAACGACCGCAGCAATCACGCTTTCGAATCGGTAGTGGATGAGCTGCTCGCCTCACCGAGATACGGCGAGCGATGGGGGCAACACTGGCTGGACGTTGTTCGCTATGCCGACACGCACGGGTTCGAGGTGAACACAGAACGCGCTAACGCTTGGCCCTATCGCGACTACATCATCGATGCATTTAATCGCGACCAGCCTTACGACCAAATGATTCGTGAACAGTTGGCTGGCGACACTCTAGGGAAAGATGCTGCAACTGGGTTCCTGGTCACTGCCGCTGTTCTGTTGCCCGGGCAAATCGGAAAGGACGACGCCTCGAAGCGACTTGCTCGCCAAGATGCTTTGGATGAAATTGTGATCAACACGAGCGAGGCCTTTTTGGGGCTGAGCGTCGGCTGCGCTCGATGTCACGATCACAAGTTTGATCCGATCTCCCATCGGGAATACTACGCTATGCAGGCGTTCTTCAGTGGCGTGGATTACGGTGAACGTGACTGGCGGAGCCCTGCAACGAAATCTCGGCTTGCTTCGGTCCAAAATCACCAACAAGACTTGGCTGAAATTGACGTTCAACTGCAGGCGCTAACACAACAACTGGCGGCATCTTCGGTCATCTTCGATTCAGCCGAGAGCAGCCTCAATTCCAGATTCAATGAAGTAGCCGTAGCACCTCAACCTGCCCGGTGGGTCAAATTCATCATTCACGATGCGAACGTGCATCCCAGTTTGGGCCTCATTGAGCCCTGTATTGACGAATTCGAGATCTATGCTTCCGGCAGCAACACCAACTTGGCGCTTGCCACACAGGGCACCCGGGTAACCGCCTCGGGAAGTCGCCCTTCCGCCTCGCACCAACTAGCACACGTCAATGATGGGCAGTATGGCAATAGTCGCAGTTGGATGTCGGATGAAAACGGCAAGGGCTGGTTGCAGTTTGAACTACCTGCAGAGGTGAACATCGAACGCGTTGTTTGGAGTCGCGATCGCGAGGCGCAATTGCAGGATCGCACGCCACTGGCCTACACGCTTCAAATTGGCACTTCGCCGGACGAGCTTGTCACCGTCGCCAGCGTGCTGACAGCACCCGCCTTTCAAGACGCAATGGCCCACTGGAATTTCTCAACGGAACAGCAGGCTGGTATTCAAGAGCTTTTGGATCGACGAGCGGACATCGCTGGGCGCATCGCGGAACTCGCAGCGGTTCCGAAAGTATATGCTGGGGTCTTCAAAGCCCCTGAGCCAACGCATCTTCTGCTTCGAGGCGATCCAGAACAACCCGCGGATCCAATCTTTCCCCATACGCCATCTGTCCTCGGGGAAGTTGCATTGCCCTTTGATGCGGGGGACCAGACAAGACGGACCACTTTAGCCAACTGGATTTCGCAGGCTGAACATCCTTTGACCGCTAGAGTTATGGTGAATCGATTATGGCAGTGGCATTTCGGAACAGGCTTAGTTGCGACCCCTAGCGATTTTGGTTGGAATGGTGCATCGCCCACCCATCCCGAGCTTTTGGACTGGTTGGCCGAGCAATTCATCGACGCGCGATGGTCGATCAAAACTTTGCAGCGGAAAATTGTTCTTTCAGCGACCTATCGACAATCGAACCAGGTCACGCAGCAGGGTGCCGCACGCGATGCCGACGTGACCCTCTTGTGGCGGTTCCCTTCACGGCGGCTGGAAGCAGAGGCGATTCGCGATTCAATGCTCTTTACCAGTGGCCGGCTTGAAATGTCGGTGGGGGGGCCCGGGTTTGATCTCTTTCGCTCTCGTGGTGGTCTGAACGGATTTCCGCCCATCGAGTCATTTTCCGCAGAGGGGCGGCGGCGCATGATCTATGCACACAAAGTTCGAATGGAACGGGAGTCGGTGTTTGGTGCATTTGATTGTCCAGACGCTGGACAGAGTACTGCACGTAGACGCCAATCCACCACTCCCATCCAGGCGCTGAATTTATTCAACAGTCGCTTTACCTTCGACGAATCAGAAGCCTTCGCCCAACGTGTCGAATCGGAAGCTGGCCCTCAATTGCTCACACAGGTGCAACTGGCATTCCAGTTGGCCTATGGACGTGAGCCTTCGGAAGCGGAGCTACTGGACGCTGCTCAATTTGCAGAGCGGCAGGGCGTACCAGCCTTGGCTCGAGTCTTGTTCAATAGCAATGAGTTTCTGTTCATCCCCTAA
- a CDS encoding DUF4153 domain-containing protein — protein sequence MSEVLQADLVDEQEDSPVDASSSTASTLEIVAGRSLLRDGGLLLCWVAATDWLLYQVGSYFAWAGLFLVVILFLGLAKRSWGHKMSALLIAGVLVLVAFKLVWCGSWLQIACGLLLTVGYAMSLSGTAPFLPELLGFIGLMIAGSLRRVCGYRLGRLSPQSGRVVPLVNTAVLLPVVVVLVFGTLFVLANPDLLKSLSNRMNDVLLKVQSLIDGIGVDETLFWLFSGLTMLGLLYPLRAKLLSEKSSEAQPQSPAKMALFAAYFNTLLCVILLFGVYLIFEFSTLWFRELPDDFYYAGYAHQGAFWLTVVLALSTLTLSTIFQRRTLLDPRIGKLKRLAWVWSVENLVLTIAILYRLYIYVDFNGMTRMRVIGVLGISSVAVGFLLVVYKIHRQRSFVWLLHRQLWVPVMAVVVYAVLPVDWLVQQANVRQVLQGNLASSVQIVAHRTSAEGMLPLLRLIDCENPAIREGVRAMMASWASELALVRSQSTASPGSAATYNYWTSEAGHASPWLEHDAVERVAKGEDAPAWQHFQAAEYLLSKGLEDNAAKWEPYASEPGSGDRAIDAFFQYAYQWY from the coding sequence ATGTCTGAAGTGCTTCAAGCAGATTTGGTGGATGAGCAAGAGGATTCTCCCGTAGACGCAAGCAGTAGCACCGCTTCAACACTGGAGATCGTGGCGGGGCGAAGTCTGTTGCGAGACGGGGGCCTTCTTCTCTGTTGGGTTGCAGCCACCGATTGGCTGTTGTACCAAGTCGGAAGCTACTTTGCTTGGGCGGGGCTGTTCTTGGTTGTCATCCTGTTCCTCGGCTTGGCCAAGCGTTCTTGGGGGCACAAGATGAGTGCTCTGCTCATTGCTGGGGTGCTCGTGCTCGTGGCCTTTAAGCTCGTGTGGTGTGGTAGCTGGCTGCAGATCGCTTGCGGGTTGCTATTGACGGTTGGTTATGCAATGTCGCTCAGTGGCACCGCGCCGTTTTTACCAGAACTCTTGGGGTTCATCGGTTTGATGATTGCGGGCAGCCTCCGGCGCGTGTGCGGCTATCGCTTGGGGCGTCTGTCACCCCAGTCGGGCCGAGTGGTGCCCTTGGTCAATACCGCCGTGCTGTTGCCTGTCGTAGTGGTCCTCGTATTTGGTACGCTGTTCGTACTCGCGAATCCCGACTTGCTGAAGTCGCTTTCCAACCGCATGAATGACGTGCTGCTGAAGGTACAAAGCCTCATCGATGGAATTGGTGTCGATGAGACCTTATTCTGGCTGTTCAGCGGGCTGACCATGCTGGGCCTGCTTTATCCGTTGCGTGCGAAGCTGCTCTCGGAAAAGAGCAGCGAAGCACAACCACAATCTCCGGCCAAGATGGCGCTCTTTGCAGCGTATTTCAATACGCTGCTGTGCGTGATCCTCCTGTTCGGTGTCTACTTGATCTTTGAGTTTTCAACTCTCTGGTTTCGAGAGCTTCCTGACGACTTTTACTATGCAGGCTACGCCCACCAAGGCGCGTTTTGGTTGACCGTAGTGCTGGCGCTTTCCACGCTGACTCTCTCCACCATCTTCCAACGCAGGACTCTGCTCGATCCGCGAATTGGTAAACTGAAAAGGCTTGCGTGGGTGTGGTCGGTCGAAAACCTCGTGTTAACGATTGCGATTCTCTATCGACTGTACATCTATGTAGATTTCAATGGGATGACGCGCATGCGTGTCATTGGTGTGCTTGGAATTTCATCAGTTGCGGTCGGTTTCTTGCTAGTCGTCTACAAAATCCATCGTCAGCGCAGTTTTGTCTGGCTGTTGCATCGACAGTTGTGGGTGCCGGTAATGGCCGTGGTAGTATACGCCGTATTGCCGGTAGATTGGCTGGTGCAGCAAGCAAATGTACGCCAAGTGTTGCAAGGGAATCTTGCCTCTTCGGTGCAGATTGTCGCCCATCGCACTTCTGCCGAAGGGATGTTGCCGCTATTGCGATTGATCGATTGTGAAAATCCTGCAATTCGAGAGGGAGTTCGCGCAATGATGGCAAGCTGGGCCAGCGAATTGGCCCTGGTGCGTTCGCAAAGCACGGCATCACCGGGAAGTGCAGCGACCTACAATTATTGGACCTCGGAAGCTGGGCATGCGAGTCCTTGGCTCGAGCATGATGCAGTTGAGCGTGTTGCCAAGGGGGAAGATGCCCCAGCTTGGCAGCACTTTCAGGCCGCCGAGTATTTGTTGTCCAAGGGATTGGAGGATAACGCTGCCAAATGGGAACCGTACGCAAGCGAGCCGGGCTCCGGAGATCGAGCCATCGATGCGTTTTTTCAGTATGCCTATCAATGGTATTGA
- a CDS encoding sulfatase-like hydrolase/transferase, with product MHCRLRVCARARSLWGGPGVVAWIGAIALVAATLQIAPAQSPPNILLIVSDDQGYNDLGMLGNGILTPNLDRLAAEGTRLTNYYVAWPACTPSRAALLTGRYPQRNGIYDMIRNEAPDYGHRYSSSEYAVTFERIGGMDEREVLLPELLAAGGYRSGIYGKWDLGTLKRFLPTSRGFDDFYGFVNTGIDYFTHERYGVPSMYRNATPTVEDRGEYCTHLFAREALRFLDTTGDDTPFLLYVPFNAPHMSSSLDPKLRSTVQAPEEFKTLYPPVLQEFRSVDNYRYGGAAEVVTAAAKKRDYRAAVTCMDAEIGRLLNNLEAQGTLDNTIVIFFSDNGGSGGADNSPLRGHKGQTWEGGIRVPCIVRWPAGGVPANAVSDAFLSSLELVPSLAAACNVSLPPDLILDGFDWWPVLRGQANSPRSEMFWQRKELLAARVGKWKWVHMGDTAQGLFDLSNDPAERHNLAEEFPDAARAVQARLHAWQTEMEQAEPRGPFRDY from the coding sequence ATGCATTGCCGATTGCGAGTGTGTGCTCGAGCCCGAAGCTTATGGGGAGGACCTGGAGTCGTTGCGTGGATAGGTGCAATTGCTCTCGTTGCTGCAACGCTCCAGATTGCCCCGGCTCAATCGCCTCCCAATATTCTTCTGATCGTCTCGGATGATCAGGGATACAACGACCTAGGGATGTTGGGCAATGGGATTCTGACTCCCAACCTGGATCGACTGGCCGCCGAAGGAACGAGGTTGACCAACTACTATGTTGCCTGGCCTGCCTGTACTCCTTCCCGAGCTGCTTTGCTCACCGGCCGCTATCCACAGCGGAACGGAATTTACGACATGATTCGCAATGAGGCTCCCGACTATGGCCACCGATACTCCTCTAGCGAGTATGCGGTAACGTTCGAACGCATTGGTGGCATGGACGAGCGTGAAGTGTTATTGCCGGAGTTGCTCGCCGCCGGTGGCTACCGTTCCGGAATTTATGGTAAATGGGATCTAGGAACGCTTAAACGTTTTTTACCTACCTCCCGAGGTTTTGACGATTTCTATGGGTTCGTAAATACGGGGATCGATTACTTTACCCATGAACGCTACGGCGTCCCCAGCATGTACCGCAATGCAACGCCGACCGTGGAGGATCGAGGCGAGTATTGCACGCACCTATTCGCTCGCGAGGCGTTGCGGTTCTTGGACACAACCGGCGACGATACCCCCTTCCTGCTCTATGTGCCCTTCAATGCTCCTCACATGTCCTCGTCACTTGATCCCAAGCTCCGCTCCACCGTTCAGGCACCTGAGGAGTTCAAGACGCTTTACCCACCAGTTCTCCAAGAGTTCCGTTCGGTAGACAATTATCGCTATGGCGGGGCAGCGGAGGTGGTGACTGCGGCGGCCAAGAAGCGAGACTACCGAGCTGCGGTAACCTGCATGGACGCTGAAATTGGCCGCCTGCTGAACAATCTTGAAGCGCAAGGCACCTTGGACAACACCATCGTGATCTTCTTTTCCGACAACGGAGGTAGCGGTGGCGCAGACAATAGCCCGTTGCGCGGACATAAGGGGCAGACCTGGGAGGGAGGAATACGCGTTCCCTGTATCGTGCGCTGGCCCGCTGGCGGCGTTCCTGCCAATGCCGTGTCCGATGCATTTCTCTCATCGCTAGAGTTGGTACCCAGCCTTGCGGCTGCATGCAATGTTTCATTGCCGCCTGACTTGATCCTTGATGGCTTTGACTGGTGGCCTGTCTTGCGCGGACAAGCGAACTCTCCAAGGAGCGAAATGTTTTGGCAACGCAAGGAACTGCTGGCCGCACGCGTCGGTAAGTGGAAGTGGGTGCATATGGGAGACACGGCTCAAGGGTTGTTCGATCTGAGCAACGACCCGGCGGAACGCCATAATCTGGCGGAGGAGTTTCCCGATGCGGCGCGGGCGGTCCAAGCACGATTGCATGCCTGGCAGACCGAGATGGAGCAAGCTGAGCCTCGCGGGCCATTTCGCGATTATTGA
- a CDS encoding CHASE domain-containing protein: MDLSANRHLSPAQARQKLESASAFHWIHWLIVILSTLVTLFAWHFTSSEKHAKDRVQFDRQADQILELVRERMQKYEEALWSGVALIHSADGKMDRGRWNQYADCLNLDQRYQGINGIGVIYAVKEGDRETFLTTQRESRPDFKIYPEHDGEECFPIAYISPEKENLKALGLDMAHEPNRWEASQQARETGVAQITGPINLVQEDSHTPGFLFFAPFYAGDRDGTAAERHEHFLGMVFAPFVMRKLMEGTLQKDKRQVGFRVADGTHTLYNELLNTEPDFDPHPQFTRSVSIPTYGRDWTFQISSSKSFREATRDFHPLSILVGGICLDAMLIWIFFVTSRTAQRSLKYARSMTEQLEQNYEQVQQEVADRMRAEEALTQTNASLQQSQASLEKLLNELKRSNAELEQFAYVASHDLQEPLRKISSYGQLLREDYGEFIQEEGNRYLDVMVSGANRLKNLVSDLLTFSRIRTRGQSLEAVDPNAALQIAIEQLEVVIKECDCQLTYDEFPWVMADKGQLVQLFQNLIGNAIKYRGEKSPVIHVGGHDAMESFQFSVADNGIGIDPQFHQRIFEIFQRLHNRREYSGTGIGLAICKRIVERFGGDLLVESEIGEGSTFSFTLNKASFTLNKASQKVPAYAVR; the protein is encoded by the coding sequence ATGGATCTATCTGCCAATCGCCACCTATCTCCTGCTCAAGCTCGGCAGAAGCTCGAATCCGCTAGTGCGTTTCACTGGATTCACTGGTTGATCGTTATTCTTTCAACACTTGTCACGCTGTTTGCCTGGCACTTCACGAGTTCTGAGAAGCATGCCAAGGATCGAGTTCAATTTGATCGCCAAGCGGACCAGATTCTAGAGCTAGTCCGAGAGCGGATGCAAAAGTACGAAGAGGCGCTGTGGAGTGGAGTGGCCTTGATCCATTCGGCCGATGGGAAGATGGATCGTGGACGCTGGAATCAATATGCGGATTGCTTGAACCTTGACCAACGGTACCAAGGCATCAATGGCATTGGAGTGATCTATGCAGTCAAGGAAGGTGATCGAGAAACCTTCTTGACCACACAACGCGAAAGTCGTCCCGACTTCAAGATCTACCCAGAGCACGACGGCGAGGAATGTTTTCCAATTGCCTATATCAGTCCAGAGAAAGAAAATCTTAAAGCTCTTGGGCTCGATATGGCGCACGAGCCCAATCGCTGGGAGGCCAGCCAGCAGGCACGCGAAACCGGCGTTGCCCAAATCACTGGACCGATCAACTTAGTGCAAGAGGATAGTCATACGCCCGGCTTCCTGTTTTTTGCCCCCTTCTACGCAGGGGATCGTGACGGAACGGCAGCGGAGCGACATGAGCATTTTCTAGGAATGGTCTTTGCACCGTTCGTCATGCGCAAATTAATGGAAGGAACGCTGCAAAAAGACAAGCGGCAGGTTGGATTCCGCGTCGCCGATGGTACGCACACGCTTTATAACGAATTGCTGAATACAGAGCCCGACTTTGACCCCCATCCGCAGTTCACCCGCTCGGTCTCCATTCCGACATACGGTAGGGACTGGACTTTTCAAATCTCTAGCTCGAAATCATTTCGTGAAGCAACGCGAGACTTTCACCCGCTGTCGATCTTAGTGGGGGGAATATGCCTGGACGCGATGCTTATTTGGATCTTCTTTGTGACGTCTCGGACCGCTCAGCGGTCGCTGAAATATGCACGCTCGATGACGGAACAGTTGGAGCAGAACTATGAGCAAGTACAGCAAGAGGTTGCAGATCGAATGCGCGCGGAGGAGGCTCTTACTCAAACCAACGCCTCTCTCCAGCAGTCTCAAGCATCGCTTGAAAAGCTTCTCAACGAATTAAAACGCTCCAACGCAGAACTGGAGCAATTTGCCTACGTAGCATCGCATGACCTGCAGGAACCACTGCGCAAGATCTCCTCTTACGGTCAACTCCTTCGCGAAGACTACGGGGAATTTATCCAAGAAGAAGGCAATCGCTACCTCGATGTGATGGTCAGTGGCGCAAACCGGCTGAAAAATTTGGTTTCTGATCTACTCACCTTCTCAAGGATTCGCACCCGTGGGCAATCCCTGGAAGCGGTGGATCCCAATGCCGCCCTGCAGATCGCCATCGAGCAGCTTGAGGTTGTGATCAAGGAGTGTGATTGTCAGTTGACCTACGATGAGTTTCCATGGGTTATGGCGGACAAGGGGCAGTTAGTCCAACTCTTTCAAAACCTGATTGGCAATGCTATAAAGTACCGAGGCGAAAAATCACCAGTCATTCATGTTGGCGGACATGATGCGATGGAAAGCTTCCAATTCTCGGTAGCCGACAATGGAATTGGAATCGATCCCCAATTCCATCAGCGAATATTTGAGATTTTTCAACGACTCCACAACCGGCGAGAATATAGCGGTACCGGAATTGGTTTGGCCATTTGCAAGCGAATCGTCGAACGTTTTGGCGGGGATCTCCTCGTCGAGTCTGAGATTGGCGAAGGTTCCACCTTTTCCTTCACGCTGAATAAAGCTTCCTTCACGCTGAATAAAGCTAGTCAGAAAGTGCCAGCATATGCCGTTCGTTAG